Genomic DNA from Eschrichtius robustus isolate mEscRob2 chromosome 4, mEscRob2.pri, whole genome shotgun sequence:
agttttatttttaaacaccttAATAACTGGCTGACTTACTTCAGAGAAGGAAAGCAAGTAGGCGCAATAAAGTCGCCCAGAGAGTTGTCGTAAAGGTACATGATCCCTCACGTGAAGATTCCCTGGCTCCCAACAGCTTGCTGATTGTCCCGCTGCCTGAAATACCAGTGAAGGCTCCAAAGCCACAGCAGTACTGAAAGCCTCAGCTAAACATAGTAACTGGAAGGGGCGGGCTGCTTTCCCACCTGAATGCCAGCCGAGAGCAAGGCGCAGACCTCGAGGCAGTGGAAGGCAGATGGACCAAGTTATGCCCGCTCTTCCTAAAGTCTATCTCATTGACAGGTTGGAATGAAACCAGATGGTTTGCCAGAGGGCAATATATTGGCAGACAGTACCTTTCTTCTTAGCATGAGACGTCGATCAGGCTGTTAGGAACAAGTGGTTTGTGCTGAGTTAACCCTAGATATTCAACTCAGGGATGACCTTCTTTCCACCCTCTTGGATTACAAAGAATGGATTAGGTGGCCCAGCTGGTCAGAATACCAGAAGCATTAGCTGTATTCTagcctcttctttttctcttgttccctAGAGCACTTGTTTGCAAAACTTTAATGGTAAGCCTTGCAAATCCTCTAGGACAGGGACCATGGTCTGCAATGTTATTGAATGTGTTCAGGATGAGTACAGGATTTGTACACAACAGGCACTGAATAAAAGTGCTACCTACTAGACTGGCTCCTTCCTGTAGCCCCTGGTCTGCCAGAATCTGCTGTAGAATCGTCTTTAGATGAGGACCCAACAGGTCATGATGCCAGGGCTGCCAGGGAGAGTCCAGGCCATCCAGGCTCCTCATCAGTGGTGTCGCCACttatatcagttatctattgttATATagtaaaccaccccaaaacttagggGCTTAAAACGACAACAGCTTATTTAGCACGTGCTCTATAGGTCAGCAAATTGGGCAAGGCTCAGCTGGGTCGTTCTTCTGCTGACCTCAGCTGGACTAATGCAGGCATCTGTGGCCGCTGGGGGTCAGTGGCCTCACTCACATGTGGCAGTTGGCTGGTTGTTGGCCATGAGTCCTTCATCATCCAGCAAGCTCTTCTGGGCTTGTTTCTATGGTGGTGATCACAGGTTCCTAAGAGCGTAAGCAAGAATAAACCCTACTGCACAGATATTTTACAAGCCTCTTTGTGTAGCACACTTGCAAACACCACGTTAGccagagcaagtcacatggctgagCCTAGAGTCAAAGACAGTGGCTGCGACATGGGAATTATTGACACCATTTTGCAAACAGCCAATAAAACAAGGCCAACAATAGAATGCAATATTTCCAGCTCCCAGGGGTAATACTTCATTTTCAGGTTTCCAAAAGGCTGGGAAGTGTCTCTAGGAGCTAGGAATCCTTAGTTGAGTCTCTGTTTCTCACCTTTTCTGATAAATGGAGGTAACATCCATCCTGCAGGATTGATTCAGGATCAACAGGgactaaaacaaataaatgttggcTGCGATGCGTCCACAACTAAAATGGGTTCACAACTTCTCAACCTACGTGCTTATCTCTACAGGGAGCGCTTCTGCAAGTATGGAAAGCTCACTACTGGTAGTGGTTCAGGACAGGATTTTAGGTGACTGGGGAAAACCACCTTGAATAATATTGACTCATGTGTGAAGATTCCCCTGTCCTCTGTAATGTAATTCCCTTTTAGTCCTTCCTCTTAGGAGAAAGTCTCAGTTTGATGCTAATATGTCTTCAACACCTCTCTTGACCCATGTTAAGCATCACACTCAGAGCTTTCGGTCCTATTTAGAATTCATTACCgttttattttcaatgtttttatttatgaCAGCTGataatttaagaaatagaaataaacatgAGTAGCTTAAGAAACCATGTTAAATATGTAATAACATGTGGTGCATTCATCCATaggttcaacaaatatttgtagggcacctactgtgtgccaggccctgtaccCAACATTCATCCCAGAGGGAAGCAACCCCCTGCCCATGtggggcttacattctagtggtgaGAGCCGCGATAGTGGTCAGGGAATGGCTGGATTTGGGGATTTACTTCTGGTGGGGGACGCCGAGCCGCCTCCCGCCTGGAGAGCAGTAATCCTGCGGTCAGGACCTCGGCCGCCACGAGCGCGGGGTCCGGGGGCTGCGCGGGGCCCGGGGTGCTATGCGGGGTCCGGGGGCTGCGCGGGGCCCGGGGTGCTATGCGGGGTCCGGGGCTGCGCGGGTCCCGGGGGCTTCGTGGCGCGGTCCTAGGCCGGCTCGGCGGCGGCTGCGGCCCGGCACCGACCGcggctcctcctccccttcctcccgcGGAGGCTGACGTTGAGTCAACAGCGCGGGCGGCCGCAGGAGGCGGCGGCGCGGCGGCTCGGAGGCGCCGGGGCCTCTCGGGGCCGCGCGGGGCCCGGGTGGAGGAGGCGACGGCGGCGGCGCGGCGGGAGGAGGAGGCCGCAGAGGAGGAGGGCGGCGTCCATGAGGCCGGCCCGtgcctggaggaggaggccaTGAACGGCGACCGGACCGAGAGCGACTGGCAGGGGCTGGTGAGCGAGGTGAGGCCGAGGCGCCGGCCGGGCGGGACGGGCCGGGCCAAGCGGTCGCCAGCCCCGAGACCGCGCCCCCCGGGTGGCCGAGCCGGGCGGGGACTCGCGGGGGACGAGCACCCCGCGGCCTCGGCTGGCTGCCCCCACGCGCCCCGCCAGGTGCGCCGTTCCTCCCGCCCTTTGCGGTCTGCCCGGGCGCCACTTTCTTCCACGCCAGCTGGTGCCAGCCTCTGGGGAGGGGCCTTCCCtccgggcagggctgggcactggATTGGCGAGAGGAGCGCGGGGATCCGGGAGTGGGAGCCAAGCCCCACCTGCCTTCTCAGTTGCCGCTGTTTTGGAGCCAAGCGATTGGACGCCCAGTGCTGAAGCGGAAAGGTGGTGCCAGGGGGAAATCCGGGTCCTGGGGCCACGCCCGGGCCAGGTGGAGTCACCTGCAGCGGAggtttgggggggaggggagttcCATAGTGTCCTCTGTAGCCTTCGTTCATTCAGTTATTCAATTCAGTCAACACGTTTACCGTGGGCCTTCTGTGTGTAAGGTGGCGCGCCGTTTATCAAAGGAGTGAAACACTGGTGCAGAAGTCATTCGATTTGTGGAAGCAGAGAATACCGTGCCCTCCCCTGCCCCGGCCCAACGATTTTGTCAGAAACACCCCTGGGGTCGGCTTTTGGACTCTTATGCTATTCCCTCTTCAGCCCACCCTAAGAATGGTTTGGCCTGGGAGGGGCTGCCTGACTTCTCCAGGTGAGAGAGAGTGCTGGTGTTTCCCTCTCACAGGTAAGTTGTTTGTCCTGACTTACCACCATTTGTGATGGCGGTTAGCCACTTACCTAGCTGTGCTGACCACGCCCCGGAAATTCTCCATTCTCTCCCTCCTGAGAaccatccccttccccttccccatccccatctgCATCCCCAAGGCCAGCTTCAGCCTCCGTTTTCTTACTTCTATACGCACAATACAGGGTGTAATGGTTTGCTGGCTTTCTTCCCATGTTGGGTGCTGGAAGGGAAACCTTGTACCGTCTTTCTCCTTTAACCAtttcctgggcctccaggtcAGTCTGATAACAGTACTTAGTGTCCAGTGTATGCAAAGCATTGTATTTCTGAAGAGGAATGGACTGTCATAGCGTCTCCCCAAGTTTAGTTTGTTCCTTCTTGATCTGTATGTAATAACTGGACAGTATTATGATATGTTGTCATGCAGCCTGTCCCCATCTCCTCTGTCAGGCTTTATGTTAAGGGATAGATCCTCTGGGGATCTTTTCTCTTGGCTCGTCAAGAATCATACCCAGTGGTCAAGGAAGCTGGAGGTGGTTCTTCATGGAAGTCCAGTGCTGGGCTCTGAAATAGCAGAATGTTCACTACTCcagcaaatacttgttgaatgcctGTTAGGAGTCAGGTACATTGCTCGGTATTTGGGATACAATGGCCAAGAAGACAGATGACCCCTTCTGCCCT
This window encodes:
- the LOC137763512 gene encoding testis-specific gene A8 protein-like, with the protein product MASSSRHGPASWTPPSSSAASSSRRAAAVASSTRAPRGPERPRRLRAAAPPPPAAARAVDSTSASAGGRGGGAAVGAGPQPPPSRPRTAPRSPRDPRSPGPRIAPRAPRSPRTPHSTPGPAQPPDPALVAAEVLTAGLLLSRREAARRPPPEVNPQIQPFPDHYRGSHH